A stretch of Carnobacterium iners DNA encodes these proteins:
- a CDS encoding sensor histidine kinase, which produces MKKKNSRIRFVQITFFSFLFFTIVSLSYSYAIRPEDWLITIFTTQFLHVPYILYLLGVALIIGLLTSLLLHEFQRREWQHIEEIVRLLASGNYSVETSPKFLDNEVEESYYLEDIKTSLSLIRIKLLDLSKEVQKQSNIPKLVDGETKEEILEAERRRIARELHDSVSQQLFAAMMLLSAINEQLEDTDGVMKKQLKMVESIINESQSEMRALLLHLRPINLEGKTLKKGIEQLLTELKTKIQIKLVWEIDEVNLETGMEDHLFRIIQELLSNTLRHSKAKELEVYLKQYQDSLSLRVIDDGVGFNPEEQKAGNYGLVNINERVSNMGGTFRVISFVNKGTSVEIKIPLIEGVNEDDKSFID; this is translated from the coding sequence ATGAAAAAAAAGAATAGCAGGATACGATTTGTTCAGATTACTTTCTTTTCTTTTCTCTTTTTTACGATTGTTTCTTTATCTTATAGCTACGCAATACGACCTGAAGATTGGCTGATTACCATTTTCACAACACAGTTCTTACATGTGCCTTATATTCTTTATCTACTAGGAGTAGCGCTGATTATTGGGCTACTAACCTCACTTTTATTACATGAGTTTCAACGAAGAGAATGGCAGCATATAGAAGAAATAGTGCGATTGCTTGCTAGTGGGAATTACTCAGTTGAAACTAGCCCAAAATTTTTAGATAATGAAGTAGAAGAATCTTATTATTTAGAAGATATAAAAACTTCGCTTTCATTAATCCGTATTAAACTACTTGATTTATCTAAGGAAGTTCAAAAACAAAGCAATATCCCTAAATTAGTTGACGGAGAAACAAAAGAAGAGATATTAGAAGCTGAACGACGTCGTATTGCTAGAGAATTACATGATTCTGTTAGCCAACAGTTATTTGCAGCAATGATGCTATTATCAGCTATTAATGAGCAACTTGAAGATACTGATGGAGTAATGAAAAAACAACTAAAAATGGTTGAAAGTATTATAAATGAATCGCAATCTGAAATGCGAGCCTTGTTACTCCATCTAAGGCCAATTAATTTAGAAGGAAAAACATTAAAAAAAGGAATTGAGCAGTTATTGACAGAACTAAAAACAAAGATACAAATTAAACTAGTTTGGGAAATTGATGAAGTGAATTTAGAAACTGGAATGGAAGATCACTTATTTCGAATAATACAAGAACTCCTTTCAAACACTTTAAGGCATTCAAAGGCTAAGGAGTTGGAAGTTTATTTAAAGCAATACCAGGATTCATTGTCTCTAAGGGTTATTGATGATGGGGTTGGATTTAATCCTGAGGAACAAAAAGCAGGAAACTATGGTTTAGTTAACATAAACGAGCGAGTAAGCAATATGGGTGGAACGTTTAGAGTCATTAGTTTCGTAAACAAAGGGACAAGTGTAGAAATTAAGATACCGCTTATTGAGGGAGTGAATGAGGATGATAAAAGTTTTATTGATTGA
- the liaF gene encoding cell wall-active antibiotics response protein LiaF, translating to MKKKLRLFFLVEAFLLVWLLYESVNNSFTLLTFIVGALVLLRGRHEKNNSKRQTYLITGSVLVLIALLSTSAIWFMLICAILFFIVLDNKSLPNLKFPDFDSIPWQEKEIIIVETAKSLPKNGKRFKRNWLGNERIGNSVYEWDDINLTVLMGDTIVDLGNTLLPKDESYVIVRKGFGKTRILVPAGIGIMIQHSAFKGKVHFEKDVFVLNNESLKLYSEQYDKNTRKIKLITTVLVGDLEVITI from the coding sequence ATGAAAAAAAAATTGCGCTTATTTTTTCTAGTTGAAGCATTTCTGCTAGTATGGTTATTATATGAATCAGTAAATAATAGCTTTACTTTATTAACCTTTATAGTAGGAGCACTAGTTTTATTACGAGGCAGACATGAAAAGAATAATTCAAAACGACAAACGTATCTAATAACAGGTAGTGTACTAGTTTTAATTGCTTTATTATCAACGAGTGCTATTTGGTTTATGTTGATTTGTGCTATTTTATTTTTTATAGTTTTAGATAATAAATCATTACCAAATTTAAAATTTCCTGATTTCGATAGTATCCCTTGGCAAGAAAAAGAGATAATTATTGTAGAAACAGCAAAAAGCTTACCAAAAAACGGCAAAAGATTTAAGCGAAACTGGTTAGGAAATGAAAGAATCGGTAATTCAGTCTATGAGTGGGATGATATTAATTTAACTGTTCTTATGGGAGATACCATTGTAGACTTAGGTAATACACTTTTACCTAAAGACGAAAGTTATGTTATTGTCCGTAAAGGTTTTGGTAAGACTCGTATTTTAGTGCCAGCTGGAATTGGAATAATGATTCAACATAGTGCTTTCAAAGGGAAAGTACATTTTGAAAAAGACGTTTTTGTCTTAAATAACGAATCTTTAAAGCTATACAGCGAACAATACGATAAAAATACGAGAAAAATAAAACTCATCACAACGGTTTTAGTTGGCGATTTAGAGGTGATAACAATATGA
- the greA gene encoding transcription elongation factor GreA has protein sequence MIEKIYPMTLDGKNKLEAELEELKTVKRKEIIERIKIARSFGDLSENSEYESAKDEQAFVEGRITTIETMLRFSEIIDNSKSAMDEVAIGRKITFIELPDGEVEEYTIVGSAEADPFSGRISNDSPIAKALMGKKVGDQVIISTPGGDMTIKIMSIE, from the coding sequence ATGATAGAAAAAATATATCCAATGACTTTAGATGGAAAAAATAAACTAGAGGCAGAATTAGAAGAATTAAAAACAGTTAAAAGAAAAGAAATTATTGAAAGAATTAAAATAGCACGTAGCTTCGGTGATTTATCAGAAAACTCTGAGTATGAATCAGCTAAAGATGAACAAGCTTTTGTTGAAGGACGCATCACAACAATTGAAACGATGTTACGTTTTTCAGAAATTATTGATAACTCAAAAAGTGCTATGGATGAAGTTGCGATTGGTCGTAAAATTACATTTATTGAATTACCAGATGGTGAAGTTGAAGAATATACTATAGTAGGAAGTGCAGAAGCTGATCCATTTAGTGGACGTATCTCAAATGACTCACCTATTGCTAAAGCATTAATGGGTAAAAAAGTTGGCGATCAAGTTATTATTTCAACACCAGGTGGAGATATGACTATCAAGATAATGAGTATAGAATAA
- the udk gene encoding uridine kinase produces MNVERKPIVIGVTGGSGSGKTSVGRAVYNHFSGHSILMLEQDFYYKDQSNLSYEERLNTNYDHPFAFDTDLLIKHLTDLIHYKSIKKPVYDYAAHTRSDKFIIQEPKEVIILEGILILEDKRLRDLMDIKVYVDTDDDIRIIRRIKRDIEERGRTLDSVIEQYLTVVKPMHTQFIEPTKKFADIIIPEGGRNQVAIDLMTTKIKSILEYQLKVQ; encoded by the coding sequence ATGAATGTTGAACGCAAGCCGATTGTCATTGGGGTAACAGGTGGATCAGGTAGTGGGAAGACAAGCGTAGGTCGTGCAGTTTACAATCACTTCTCTGGACATTCTATTTTAATGTTGGAACAAGATTTTTACTACAAAGATCAAAGTAACCTGTCCTATGAAGAGCGTTTGAATACAAACTATGATCATCCGTTTGCTTTTGATACAGACCTATTAATCAAGCATCTGACAGATTTGATTCACTATAAATCCATCAAAAAACCAGTATACGACTATGCTGCTCACACTAGAAGTGACAAATTTATTATTCAAGAACCAAAGGAAGTTATTATTTTAGAAGGAATCTTAATTTTAGAAGATAAACGCCTAAGAGATTTAATGGATATTAAAGTTTACGTAGATACGGATGACGATATTCGAATTATTAGAAGAATTAAAAGAGATATTGAGGAACGTGGTAGGACGCTTGATTCTGTTATTGAACAATATCTAACCGTTGTGAAACCTATGCATACGCAGTTTATTGAGCCGACTAAAAAATTTGCAGATATTATTATTCCTGAAGGTGGACGCAATCAAGTTGCGATTGATCTGATGACAACGAAGATAAAAAGTATTCTCGAATATCAGTTAAAAGTTCAATAA
- the mltG gene encoding endolytic transglycosylase MltG, with translation MGKKEKKNSKNNEKKDEIESNSKLVERQKEKKMVKKIVWSIVSILFTLLIIFGIVSYQYVTSSLQPLDTTSKKEIQIEVPSGSSSADISRILEKNKVIKSASVFRFYIKLNNKIDFKAGYYLFSPSMTLEKIIQSLQSGGSPVAFDGTKILIQEGLTIDQVAESVAKSTKYKASDFIEKLKDPKLLMQLKETYPKLLTSALESKEAKYTLEGYLFPATYDFSEDMSLETVIKNMVKKTDDVMQNYYSIIEDKKMTVQQVLTLASLIEREGNSFEDRTKIASVFFNRLDVEMPLQSDISVLYAMNKHKEIVTYKDLETNSPYNLYQNKGYGPGPFNNPSEDAIKATLNPADTNYIYFLADTSTGKVYFSRTYAEHQELVDEYITP, from the coding sequence TTGGGAAAGAAAGAGAAAAAAAATAGTAAAAATAATGAAAAAAAAGATGAAATTGAAAGTAATTCTAAATTAGTTGAACGACAAAAAGAAAAAAAGATGGTTAAAAAAATTGTATGGAGTATTGTTTCAATATTATTTACTCTGCTAATTATTTTCGGCATAGTTAGTTATCAATATGTGACATCATCACTTCAACCTTTAGATACAACTAGTAAAAAAGAAATTCAAATAGAAGTACCCTCTGGTTCTTCCTCAGCAGATATTTCTCGTATTTTAGAAAAGAACAAAGTTATTAAAAGTGCATCTGTCTTTAGATTTTATATAAAATTAAATAATAAAATAGATTTTAAAGCTGGCTATTATCTTTTTTCACCTTCAATGACTTTGGAAAAAATTATCCAATCTCTTCAATCAGGTGGCAGTCCTGTTGCTTTTGATGGGACTAAAATATTAATTCAAGAAGGATTAACTATTGATCAAGTAGCGGAATCTGTTGCAAAATCAACTAAATATAAAGCTTCCGATTTTATTGAGAAATTAAAAGATCCAAAGCTTTTAATGCAATTAAAAGAAACTTATCCAAAATTGCTAACTAGTGCATTAGAGTCAAAGGAAGCGAAATATACTCTCGAGGGGTATCTATTTCCGGCTACCTACGATTTTTCAGAAGATATGTCTCTTGAAACTGTTATAAAAAATATGGTTAAAAAGACAGATGATGTCATGCAAAATTATTATTCGATTATTGAAGACAAAAAGATGACTGTTCAGCAAGTGCTGACATTAGCTTCATTAATCGAACGAGAGGGTAATTCATTTGAAGATCGAACAAAGATTGCTAGTGTGTTCTTCAACCGTTTGGATGTTGAGATGCCTTTACAATCAGATATCAGTGTGCTTTACGCGATGAATAAACATAAAGAAATTGTGACTTATAAAGATTTAGAAACAAACTCTCCTTATAACTTGTATCAAAATAAGGGTTATGGACCAGGACCCTTTAATAATCCGTCAGAAGATGCCATTAAGGCTACCCTAAATCCTGCAGATACAAATTATATCTATTTCTTGGCAGATACATCAACAGGTAAAGTCTATTTTTCAAGAACATATGCTGAACACCAAGAATTAGTAGATGAATATATCACCCCTTAA
- a CDS encoding DUF1292 domain-containing protein, whose amino-acid sequence MSHDHDHEEHEHITIIDEQGNEELYEILFTFDSDDFEKSYVLVYPAGSEEGEEVELQAYSYVEKEDGKQGDLQPIETDEEWDMIEEVLNTFMADED is encoded by the coding sequence ATGTCACACGATCACGATCATGAGGAACATGAGCATATTACAATTATAGATGAGCAAGGAAATGAAGAGTTATACGAAATTTTATTCACATTTGATTCAGATGATTTTGAAAAATCATATGTTTTAGTTTACCCGGCTGGTTCTGAAGAAGGAGAAGAAGTTGAATTACAAGCTTACTCTTACGTGGAAAAAGAAGACGGTAAACAAGGTGATTTGCAACCAATTGAAACAGATGAAGAATGGGATATGATTGAAGAAGTATTAAATACTTTTATGGCTGACGAAGATTAA
- the ruvX gene encoding Holliday junction resolvase RuvX, producing the protein MRTMGLDVGSKTVGVAISDPFGWTAQGIETIKINENQKEFGMDRVKELISEYEVSKIIVGLPKNMNNSIGPRAQASICYADLLRELFQLPVFFQDERLTTVQAERMLIEEGNASRAKRKKVIDKVAAVMILQNYLDSNQN; encoded by the coding sequence ATGAGAACAATGGGATTAGATGTAGGTTCAAAAACAGTTGGTGTTGCAATTAGTGACCCATTTGGTTGGACAGCTCAAGGAATTGAAACGATAAAGATTAATGAAAATCAAAAAGAATTCGGAATGGATAGAGTTAAAGAATTGATTAGTGAATACGAAGTTTCAAAAATTATTGTTGGTTTACCCAAAAACATGAATAATTCAATTGGACCACGAGCACAAGCTTCCATTTGCTATGCTGACCTTTTAAGAGAGTTATTTCAACTACCTGTTTTTTTTCAAGACGAAAGACTAACAACTGTTCAAGCAGAAAGAATGTTAATTGAAGAAGGAAATGCTTCACGTGCAAAGCGCAAAAAAGTTATCGATAAGGTTGCAGCGGTCATGATTCTTCAAAATTATTTGGATAGCAATCAAAACTAG
- a CDS encoding IreB family regulatory phosphoprotein yields the protein MSSIDETVRFNVGDNHDKSVKQTLTLVYEALEEKGYNPINQIVGYLLSGDPAYIPRHNDARNLIRRHERDEIVEELVKTYLKESGKEI from the coding sequence ATGAGTTCAATAGATGAAACAGTTCGGTTTAATGTTGGTGATAATCACGACAAAAGTGTGAAACAAACATTGACGTTAGTATATGAAGCATTGGAAGAAAAGGGGTACAATCCCATTAATCAGATAGTTGGTTATTTACTTTCTGGAGATCCGGCCTATATTCCACGTCATAATGATGCTAGAAACTTAATTAGACGTCATGAACGTGATGAAATTGTAGAAGAATTGGTAAAGACTTATTTGAAAGAGAGTGGTAAAGAAATCTAA
- the alaS gene encoding alanine--tRNA ligase: MKQLTSNEVRQMFLDFFEDKGHKVEPSASLVPFEDPSLLWINSGVATLKKYFDGSVTPDNPRIVNAQKSIRTNDIENVGRTARHHTLFEMLGNFSIGEYFKEEAIVWAWEFLTSEKWLALDPKKLYVTVYPEDKEAAQLWRDKVGLTDDHIIEIEDNFWDIGVGPSGPDSEIFYDRGEKFNNLSKDDPENYPGGENERWLEIWNLVFSEFNHKEDGTYEPLPNKNIDTGMGLERVVSILQDAPTNFETDLFMPIIREIEKLSQNKHYGESKQDDISFKVIADHLRAVSFAIGDGALPSNEGRGYVLRRLLRRSVMHGKKLGIDEAFMFKLVLIVGNIMDAFYPEILEQKSFIEKVIKNEEERFHETINDGLIILNQLISELKLAGETKITGKDIFKLYDTFGFPVELTEEYAQDEGLSVDHEGFIKEMEAQRNRARSARSDGKSMGIQTKLFSDTTVESIFVGYDQIVIEAKLELIATDEELVERTKSGDKVRMIFDQTPFYAEMGGQVADKGLLLDSDGYTIGKVIDVKRAPAGQTLHIVEVLSPIQVGQTMKLSVDKNLRNKITRNHTATHLLHRALKDILGEHANQAGSLVMSDYLRFDFTHFGQVTQVELDEMERKVNKKIWESLEVKTIETTIDKAREMGAMALFGEKYGNEVRVVDVGGYSIELCGGVHVANTDEIGLFKILSESGIGAGVRRIEAITSEAAFNYLQKQEKRLKIIAGLVKAKQIKDVERKIEQLQLELKETQKEKDSLQAKLANEQANDVFDTVQTINGMTIVTAQVEVSDANQMRQLADQWKQQAISNILVLGFSKDGKVSLLAAVDQETVKKGLSAGNLIKEIAPLVGGGGGGRPDMAQAGGKNAAGLTNALEKVVEWVEKNS, encoded by the coding sequence ATGAAACAATTAACTAGTAACGAAGTTCGTCAAATGTTTTTAGATTTTTTTGAAGATAAAGGTCACAAAGTAGAACCAAGTGCTTCGCTCGTTCCATTTGAAGACCCATCATTATTATGGATTAACTCAGGCGTAGCAACACTAAAAAAATATTTTGATGGTTCTGTTACACCAGATAATCCTAGAATTGTAAACGCTCAAAAAAGTATTCGTACAAATGATATTGAAAATGTGGGTAGAACAGCTAGACATCATACCCTATTTGAAATGCTAGGCAACTTTTCGATTGGTGAATATTTTAAAGAAGAAGCCATTGTTTGGGCATGGGAGTTTTTGACAAGTGAAAAATGGTTAGCGTTAGATCCTAAAAAACTATACGTTACCGTTTATCCAGAAGATAAAGAAGCAGCTCAATTATGGAGAGATAAAGTTGGTCTGACAGATGATCACATTATTGAAATTGAAGATAATTTTTGGGATATTGGGGTTGGACCAAGTGGACCTGATTCAGAAATTTTCTATGATCGTGGAGAAAAATTTAATAATTTATCAAAAGATGATCCTGAAAATTATCCAGGTGGTGAAAATGAAAGATGGCTTGAAATATGGAATCTCGTATTTTCTGAATTTAATCACAAGGAAGATGGAACTTATGAACCCTTACCAAATAAAAATATAGATACAGGTATGGGTCTAGAAAGAGTCGTTTCAATTTTACAAGATGCACCGACAAATTTTGAAACAGATTTATTCATGCCTATCATTCGTGAGATTGAAAAATTAAGTCAAAATAAGCATTACGGTGAAAGTAAACAAGACGATATTTCATTCAAAGTAATTGCAGATCACTTACGTGCAGTTAGTTTTGCAATTGGTGATGGGGCATTGCCATCGAATGAAGGACGTGGTTACGTTTTACGAAGATTGTTGCGTCGCTCAGTGATGCATGGTAAAAAGCTAGGTATTGATGAAGCATTCATGTTTAAACTAGTTTTAATTGTCGGAAATATTATGGATGCATTCTATCCTGAAATTTTAGAACAAAAATCGTTTATTGAAAAAGTGATTAAAAATGAAGAAGAACGTTTCCATGAAACCATTAATGATGGCTTAATAATTTTAAACCAATTGATTTCAGAGTTGAAATTAGCTGGTGAAACAAAAATTACTGGAAAAGATATATTCAAGTTATATGACACGTTTGGCTTTCCTGTTGAACTAACCGAAGAATATGCACAAGATGAAGGCTTATCCGTTGACCATGAGGGTTTCATTAAAGAGATGGAAGCTCAACGAAATCGCGCACGATCAGCAAGAAGTGATGGAAAATCAATGGGTATACAGACAAAATTATTCTCAGATACAACAGTAGAGAGTATTTTTGTTGGTTATGACCAAATAGTGATAGAAGCAAAGCTTGAGTTAATAGCAACAGATGAAGAATTAGTTGAAAGAACTAAATCGGGCGATAAAGTTAGAATGATATTTGATCAAACGCCTTTTTATGCTGAAATGGGTGGTCAAGTTGCTGATAAAGGCCTATTACTAGATTCAGACGGTTACACAATTGGAAAAGTAATAGATGTTAAGAGAGCACCTGCGGGTCAAACTCTACACATCGTTGAGGTATTAAGTCCTATACAAGTAGGCCAAACGATGAAACTCTCAGTAGATAAGAACTTACGAAATAAAATAACACGTAACCACACTGCAACGCATTTATTGCACCGTGCTTTGAAAGACATATTAGGTGAACACGCTAATCAAGCAGGGTCATTAGTGATGAGTGATTATTTACGTTTTGATTTCACTCATTTTGGGCAAGTAACTCAAGTAGAATTAGATGAGATGGAACGCAAGGTTAATAAAAAAATTTGGGAATCACTAGAAGTTAAAACAATAGAGACCACTATTGATAAAGCACGAGAAATGGGTGCAATGGCACTATTTGGTGAAAAGTATGGCAATGAAGTACGTGTTGTTGACGTTGGAGGCTATTCAATAGAATTATGTGGTGGAGTTCATGTCGCTAATACAGATGAAATTGGACTCTTTAAAATTCTTTCGGAATCTGGTATTGGAGCTGGAGTAAGAAGAATTGAAGCGATTACTAGTGAAGCCGCATTTAATTATCTGCAAAAGCAAGAAAAACGGTTAAAAATAATCGCAGGTTTAGTGAAAGCTAAACAAATTAAAGATGTAGAAAGAAAAATTGAGCAGCTACAGTTAGAATTAAAAGAAACTCAAAAAGAAAAGGATTCATTGCAAGCCAAATTAGCAAACGAACAAGCAAATGATGTATTTGATACCGTTCAAACTATCAATGGCATGACAATAGTAACGGCTCAAGTAGAAGTCTCGGACGCAAACCAAATGAGACAACTTGCGGATCAGTGGAAACAGCAAGCTATTTCTAATATTTTAGTTTTAGGTTTTTCAAAAGATGGAAAAGTTAGTCTATTAGCTGCAGTTGATCAAGAAACAGTAAAAAAAGGATTATCTGCAGGAAATTTGATTAAAGAAATCGCTCCTCTAGTCGGTGGCGGAGGTGGTGGACGTCCAGATATGGCGCAAGCTGGTGGAAAAAATGCTGCTGGGTTAACAAATGCCTTAGAAAAAGTAGTAGAGTGGGTAGAAAAAAATAGCTAA
- a CDS encoding YitT family protein, which produces MRKKFKKDQFPLEVIDIIFIAVGSFIAAVSFNIFLLPNFIVSGGIGGLSTILNSLYQWNPSIVQFAFNVPLLILAFVALGKEAGFKTILGSLILPAFIGLLNFMEPLTMNPLLAAVFGGVMTGVGIGLVFKAKGSTGGTSIIAQIIHVYLKLPLGTSVALVDGFVISAALIAFDAETVMYSIISLFVISRTIDIIQVGFNRSKNVMIISDHASEIRTAIYQNINRGVTNLRITGGYGNNKKEMLMCVIGEREFTYLRETILDVDPHAFVVVMSASEVWGKGFTLAKDSSTENL; this is translated from the coding sequence GTGAGAAAAAAATTTAAAAAAGATCAATTTCCCCTAGAAGTAATCGACATCATTTTTATTGCTGTCGGTTCTTTTATTGCTGCAGTTTCATTTAACATCTTTCTTTTACCAAACTTTATTGTATCAGGAGGTATTGGAGGATTAAGTACTATTTTGAATAGTTTGTACCAATGGAATCCTTCAATTGTTCAATTTGCATTTAATGTACCTTTATTGATTTTAGCTTTTGTTGCTTTAGGTAAAGAAGCTGGATTTAAAACAATTTTAGGAAGTTTAATCTTACCAGCTTTTATTGGATTATTAAACTTTATGGAACCTTTAACAATGAATCCTTTATTAGCAGCAGTATTTGGAGGAGTTATGACAGGAGTAGGGATAGGTTTAGTCTTTAAAGCTAAAGGCTCTACAGGTGGAACAAGTATTATTGCTCAGATTATTCACGTCTATCTAAAATTGCCTCTAGGTACAAGTGTAGCTTTAGTAGACGGTTTTGTTATATCTGCAGCTTTAATTGCATTTGATGCAGAAACGGTTATGTATTCTATCATTTCCTTATTTGTCATTAGTCGGACAATTGATATTATCCAAGTTGGATTTAATAGATCTAAGAACGTGATGATTATATCAGATCATGCTAGTGAAATTAGGACAGCTATTTATCAAAATATAAATAGAGGTGTGACTAATTTAAGAATCACTGGTGGTTACGGAAACAACAAAAAAGAAATGTTAATGTGTGTAATAGGTGAGAGGGAATTTACTTATTTACGGGAAACAATTTTAGATGTTGATCCGCATGCTTTTGTTGTGGTAATGAGTGCTAGTGAAGTCTGGGGTAAAGGTTTTACATTAGCTAAAGACTCTTCAACTGAAAATCTATAA
- a CDS encoding diacylglycerol/lipid kinase family protein — MINPTKIYIIVNELSGSGNGKKVSIALSEQLSEKKIEFSLYPSQYAGHTIQLAADLSKKHDANLTENKQLLLIIGGDGTLNEALAGLGETQKHIPLAYIPAGSGNDFAKALAISKDVAKALEQILNCKEPKKITILHYHERNLDEVGYAVNNIGVGFDGATANFISISSVKKKLGAIKMGSLTYLVSLIIVLFKQKGFPIEVKVDNVYKTFPEAFLVTVNNHPYFGGGLKISPKASPYDNSVDLIVLQKVSLFKFISLFILMLNRGRHLNHKDVHYLQGSCIQILSNQQEYVQADGEFLGKKSIDLAIKSSTRYFWIQ, encoded by the coding sequence ATGATAAATCCAACAAAAATTTATATCATTGTTAATGAACTTTCTGGATCTGGTAATGGGAAAAAAGTCTCTATTGCATTAAGTGAACAATTAAGTGAAAAGAAAATTGAGTTCAGCTTATATCCTTCTCAATATGCAGGACATACTATTCAATTAGCTGCAGATCTTTCAAAAAAGCACGATGCTAATTTGACTGAAAATAAACAACTTCTACTTATTATAGGTGGGGACGGAACCTTGAATGAAGCTCTAGCGGGACTTGGAGAAACACAAAAACATATTCCTTTAGCCTATATCCCAGCTGGTTCAGGAAATGACTTTGCAAAAGCCTTAGCTATTTCTAAGGATGTAGCTAAGGCTTTAGAACAAATATTAAACTGTAAGGAACCAAAAAAAATAACTATTCTTCATTATCATGAACGGAATTTAGATGAAGTAGGATATGCTGTAAATAATATCGGAGTTGGTTTTGATGGTGCAACAGCTAATTTTATTAGTATATCTTCTGTGAAAAAGAAACTAGGTGCTATCAAAATGGGATCTCTAACATACTTAGTTTCATTAATTATTGTGTTATTTAAACAAAAAGGTTTTCCAATTGAAGTTAAAGTAGACAACGTTTATAAAACATTCCCAGAAGCTTTTTTAGTTACTGTTAATAATCATCCTTACTTTGGTGGTGGTCTGAAGATCTCTCCAAAAGCTTCGCCGTACGATAACTCTGTTGATTTAATCGTTTTGCAAAAAGTATCTCTTTTTAAGTTTATTTCTCTTTTTATTTTAATGTTAAATAGAGGACGACATTTAAACCATAAAGACGTTCATTATTTACAAGGATCTTGTATTCAAATTCTTTCCAATCAACAAGAATATGTTCAAGCAGATGGCGAATTTTTAGGGAAAAAATCTATAGATTTAGCTATTAAATCATCTACTCGTTATTTTTGGATCCAATAG